From the Mycobacteriales bacterium genome, the window AGCTGTCCACGGCGCCGTCCGGCACGTTCAAGGGGGAGAAGCTCGCCGGCCCCCACCCGCGGCCGTCGTTCACGCTCACCGACACCCGGGGCAAGCGCTACGACTTCGGCGCTCGGACCGCCGGGCACCCGACACTGCTCTATTTCGGCTACACCCATTGCCCGGACGTCTGCCCGACGACAATGGCTGATGAGGCCGCCGCGCTCCGACTGGTGCCGATGAACCTTCGGCGGGAGACCCGCGTTGTCTTTGTGACGACGGATCCGAAGCGGGACACCCCGCCGGTGATCGGGCGGTGGCTCTCCCGGTTCGACGGCGGGCTGCCGGAGCCCTTCATCGGGCTCACGGGGACGGAGGCCCAGGTGGAGGCAGCGCAACGTCTCGCCGGGGTCACGGTCGCGCAAGACGGAGGACAGACACACTCGGCGCAGGTCCTGCTTTACGGGCCGGACAACGTCGCCCGGGTATTTTTCCAGCAGGGGAACAGCCCGAGCGACATCAGCCACGACCTGCCGGTCGTCGCGAAGCAGAAGGGGTGACGCGAAATGCCGGTCTCGTCGCGGAAGGGGGCT encodes:
- a CDS encoding SCO family protein produces the protein MLIRTRWLLAATLGCLALVVAGCGSGSSSGGSHGMSGMRGMDQKPAAELSTAPSGTFKGEKLAGPHPRPSFTLTDTRGKRYDFGARTAGHPTLLYFGYTHCPDVCPTTMADEAAALRLVPMNLRRETRVVFVTTDPKRDTPPVIGRWLSRFDGGLPEPFIGLTGTEAQVEAAQRLAGVTVAQDGGQTHSAQVLLYGPDNVARVFFQQGNSPSDISHDLPVVAKQKG